The region GCGATGGCCTCCCCCACCGCCAGGCCTTCCGCCAACACCTCTCCCCGCGCCAGGAGCCGAAAGACCCGAAGCACGGGGCTCTTTTGCGCATGCACCGTCTCGGGGCGGGCCTGGAGGATGAAGAGTTCCCCCGTGGGCCCGTCCTTGGCCCACTCGATGTCCATGGGGGTGGGAGCGCCCCGCTTCTTGGAATAGTGCGCCTCGATCTTCAAGGACCAGTCGGCAAGCTGTAGGGCCTCCTCGTCCTTCAGGGCGAACTGGTTTCGCAGGTAGGGGGGCGTGGGGCGGTTTTTCAGGCGGCCTTCCTTGGGGTCAAAGACCAGGGTGAGCTCCTTGGTCCCCAGGCGCTTGTACACCAGGGCCTTGTACCCCGCCTTTAGAGCCTCTTTGTGCACGTAGTAGCCGTCTGGGACCACCCGCCCCTGGACGATGTTCTCCCCCAGGCCCCAGATGGCGGTGAGGTAGACAAAGCCCCGGTGGCCCGTGTCCGGGTCCAGGGTGAAGATGACCCCGCTGGTGGCGGTGTCCGCCCGCACCATGCGCTGCACCCCCACGGAAAGGGCCACCTTCAGGTGGTCAAAGCCCATATGGGCCCGGTAGCTGATGGCCCGGGCGGTGAAGAGGCTGGCCATGGCCCGTTTCACGTGCAGGAGGAGGTCCTCCTCCCCTTGGACGTAGAGGTAGCTTTCCTGCTGCCCGGCGAAGCTGGCCGTGGGCAGGTCCTCGGCGGTGGCGCTGGAGCGCACCGCCACGGGGATCTCTTCCTCCCCCGCCTCCTCGGAAAGCTGGCGGTAGGCCAAAAGGATCTCCTCCCTAAGGTCCGGAGGATACTCCCCCTTGAGGATCAGGTTCCGGAGGTGGCGGCTTGCCCTTTGGAGGGCCTTGGGGTCTTCCACGTCCAGGTCCTTTAGCTCCTGGGCGATGGCCTCCTTCAGGCCGTTTTTCTCCAGAAAGTACCCGTAGGCCTCGCTGGTGGTGGCGAAGCCACCGGGCACCTTCACCCCCAAGGGGGAAAGCTCCCGGATCATCTCCCCCAAGGAGGCGTTCTTGCCCCCCACCAAGGGGACGTCCTCCAGGCCCACCTCGTGGAAAAACCGCACCCATCTCATGGCACCCCTCCTTTCCGCAAAACCTCCCGCAGCACCCCTTCTGCGCTTTCCCCCTCGTAGAGGGCCTCCTCCGTGAGGAAGAGGCGGTGGGGGAGGGCTAAGAAGGCAGCATCTTTGAGTTCTTTCCAGTCTACCAGGGGCTTCCCCCTCAGGTAAGCTAGGGCCTTGGCCAAGGCCAGCCAGGCCTTGGCCCCCCGGGGGGAAAGCCCCATGCGAAGCCGCTTGTCCTCCTGGGTCAAGAAGGCCACGTGGGTGATGGCCTCTAGGGCCTCCTTGGCCACCCGCACCTCCGTGGCCTCCTTTTGCCCCTGGAGGAAGTCCACCGCCTGGGGCTCGGGGAGCTTGGGCTCCTCGGTGAGGATGCGGAGCCACACCTCCCGCCTGGGGGGGCGGAAGGGAATTTTGGCGGTGAAGCGGTCCAGCTGGGCCTCGGGCAGGGGGTAGGTGCCCTCCAGCTCCAGGGGGTTTTGCGTGGCGATGACGAAGAAGGGCTCAGGCAGGGGGTGGCGCACCCCGCCTGCCGTCACGGCCCGCTCCTGCATGGCCTCGAGGAGGGCCGACTGCACCTTGGGCGGGGCCCGGTTGATCTCGTCCGCCAGCACCACCTGGGCGAAGAGGGGACCTGGTACGAAGACGAAGCTTCCCTGGCGGAAAATCTCGCTCCCGGTGAGGTCCTGGGGGAGAAGGTCGGGGGTGAACTGGATGCGCTTGTAGGAGAGGCCGCTTCCTTGGGCGAAGCTTTCCGCCAGAAGGGTTTTGCCCAGGCCCGGCGCCCCTTCCAACAGGGCGTGCCCCCGGGCCAAGAGGGTGGCCAGAAGGGCCTCG is a window of Thermus sp. LT1-2-5 DNA encoding:
- a CDS encoding AAA family ATPase encodes the protein MEALFRLKEALNQTLFGQEEAIEALLATLLARGHALLEGAPGLGKTLLAESFAQGSGLSYKRIQFTPDLLPQDLTGSEIFRQGSFVFVPGPLFAQVVLADEINRAPPKVQSALLEAMQERAVTAGGVRHPLPEPFFVIATQNPLELEGTYPLPEAQLDRFTAKIPFRPPRREVWLRILTEEPKLPEPQAVDFLQGQKEATEVRVAKEALEAITHVAFLTQEDKRLRMGLSPRGAKAWLALAKALAYLRGKPLVDWKELKDAAFLALPHRLFLTEEALYEGESAEGVLREVLRKGGVP